The genomic region GAACTGTTTTGTGCATGATGCACTTTATAATGGACTGCACAACACACTATCATCAAGGGTATATTAAAAATCAGCCACCCGTGAGACACAATATTAATGTAATTGTTGCAATTATTTACACTTAACacacttctttatataaataacacacacagGAACAGCTATTcaaatagtttaaacatattgaaataatttgtattataaGAATATTCTAACATTGTAGTATTTGTTGCCtttccataaatatatatataccatttGATTAGGGGAAAGGTGCTGAATTTCAGCCTCAGGGTGGCCGTTGAATAACTGGATGACATAATACTTTTGTTGACGTAATATCTGAAATTGTTGTAGGTTCCAGTCGTCAACTCGCCAACATGATGCAGCCGATGTTTCTTGCGAGTCCAACAAAAAGTCCTTTCAAGGTGAATACGGACTCCAATCACATGATAATTATCAGCCCTTTGAAAGGAATATTCAGTCCTTTCAAGGACTCCTCCCTCAGTCCATTCAAGCTTATGCAGAGTCCTTCAAAGGGTTTTGATGATTGGGACAGAGACTTGTTTGCAAACTTTGAGGAAAATTTGTTTGGAATGGGCGACATGTCCGAAAATCTTGTGGATGAACTTTTGAAGTCCCCGAAGGGAAAGGCACTTATGGAAATGAGACAAAGTCCTAGCCAAGCAGTAAGAAGACTTCGCATTTCTCCAGACAACCGCCACAAAGGACAGAGGTTCCAGTCACTAGCTGATGCACATTCAGACATTGATTCTGTTGCGCAAACCACCGGATTACAATGCCTTGACTTTAAAATGGTAGATATAAAGGAAGAAACCACTATTCACGATCACATGTATGGTCAAAATATGTCGGGAAATACACTAAGTGCAATAGACCCAAACAAAATGGGTGCTACTCCAATAAAGCCTCGCATGACAAACATAGAAAATGCACCGATTCGAAAACTTTCAATGATGAAGTCTGTAGGAAATTGTCCTATGCCAAATGTTGTTGTGAAATCTGAAAACGAGCCCAGTGTGCAACACTTGTCTGAAAACTGGCCTCCAACAGAAAGGTTGAAGTTTGCACGTAAACAGTTTCGGGAGATATTGAACGATGCAGTGAAGAGAGAAATACAGCTACTGAAGCAGCAGAAATTAAAGAAAGCTGAGCTTGTGACAAAAAATATTCTTCTGGAAAACAAGAAACAGTTAGAGTTCAAGATTGGCAAGACAGAACACCACAAACAGGACAAAAATCTCAAAGACAGAGTGACTAAAAAGGGTAAAAAAGTGAAGACCTACAGGAAAAAGAAAAAAGACACCTACCCTCAAATAAAGATGGCTCTGGCAAAGACAATAGTTCGGAATCAGCCACCGGTTGTTCACAGGCAGCTGTCCCCACTAACTCCACTGATACATAACACCATGTTGGACCCTGGTTGGTATCCTAgcgctgatgatgatgatgaagaggtAGAGCAGTGGACTGGACCACCTCCCTTCCACACACAGGCTAGCGGTAGTTTTTATAGCGACGATATGTCATCAGAGGAAGAGGAGGAAACGCCCACAAACTATCAGTATGAAACTCTTTCTGGACGAAGGGTGACCATAAAAAGACCAAGACTTTGTTGATTGGGTGTGTTTTGCTGTGATTTAATCTAAATGTTTTGCTTTGATTTTTGTATCAGTGGTAAAGGAAAATTGGCATATTTCATATTGAATATTAGATACTGAGCACTTGAATGGGAATTTAGTTTTGATTATTATTGAATAATTTCTGGCCAAATTTAGAAGTAAATTATGTTAAGCTTAATTCTTAAACTGTTTCTCTTTCCCTGTGATTACTCGAGATGTTTtgatactgaaaaaaatgcatgtgtaAACGACACTTATTAGTCCCCTACTTGTGAAACCGgtgagggacttatggtttgcgctctgtgtgactgtcagtctgtcacacttttctggatcctgcgatcacTTGAAAAAGTTCTTctaatttttttcatgaaacttgaaacttggacagatggcaatatggagattatgcacgtcatttcattttgtttctacgtcaagaattccggttgctatagcaacaaatagactagaaatattgctgaaaatggtggatcctgcgataactttacaagttcttcatattttttcctgaaaattaaaacatggatatatggagattatgcacatcatttcattttgttcctacttcaagaattctggttgctttggcaacaaataaactacaaatattgctgaaaatggtggatcctgcgataactttaaaacttcatattatttcatgaaattaataacattatatagtaataaaaaataaattaaaaaaaacatcaattcaATTTAACAAACACAATCTCTAAATTAGCTACCTTAGGGGACTTTTATTTCTTGGCAATAGTCTTTGACTTACATGtgtattacaaaatattattctCAATGAACATTTCtttctgttgtttttcttcaaaaatatttgtaattcacttttaattgatttGCACAGTTATTTGAGTTGTACTTCATTTTTCAGTTTGCTTTAAACCAAGCTTACTCGTGTTTGGTAGATAAATCTTTGCTTATGTATCAtgttctttaataaaaaaaaaggtgACTATAGgtgacaaatttatttttatttttttttaataattgttatttatgtaaaaatgaaaaacaaaattgtgcaATGTTTAATAGAAGGAATATATAAATCATTCACTGTGATAACTTCTAGTACACGATCTATGAAAAAGTGTAATCAACAAATATCtgttaaaaacaatattgttatttgTGGCAAAATTTGGTAAATCTATGAATTAATGAGCAAGCAATGCAACATTCTATGTTGTGGgaaatattacaattaataaatttcAGTTTCAGACAAACAGCCATCACATTTTTGACATCCTAAAGATgcttttatttacaaattattgTACCCACATTTAACTAACAGAGTTTTGTATCAATTCATTTTAATGATTTACAGTGTGTACATTTAGTCAAGCAACATCTTGGCTTTTGGGAACAAGTTTTAACTGAATCCACAACCAACATATAAAGCCATTCCAGCATATTTAAGTTTATTTCCAATAAATATATTAAGGATACAACAATTATCATTTTAACAAAGTCacaatttaaattgttaaaatacttATGAACTTTTATAACTTAACATGTATGAAAGATTACTGGTATGGTCAACAGTAAAAGAAactattattgaaaaaaataaacacactgTAAATCTACTGTACGGGACTATGTTTGATTAATACTTCATGCATTTGAATGAAGGCATTTCAAATAGCAAGACCCAATTAAAAGTATACAAGACGCTAAACCGTTTAAGAGTAATTACTTTATCAATTGGCtagttttgatgtttaaaaattgatcaCAATTCCCAATTTTTTTGTGACCATGAAATACTACCCTTAAAGTTGTGCAGTATTTGCAAAATGTATTGATCACAAATGCATACTACATAGAATAAACATACTGCTTGATGGTTTAATCAGTTAATACAACTCGTATCTTTTGTTAAGGCTAAACAATTTACAATATTGTTCCAAAATGTCAGGAAACTGTTTGTGAATAGACAACATCATCACACTTTGCCATGTAATAAGCAAATTGAGAAAGTCAATTTTTTAAGTTAAACATGATTGTTTAACAAGTTTGTATCACCCTATTTTCTATGTGTTTCATGGTGTATGCATGGTTATTGTTTTGATAACATTCCTGGTAAGGAAATCATAATAgacatgcatttttaaaattcAGTGTTTTTGGTGTTGTGTTAAACCTGGCGCTTTGTTATTGTCTGtgtaaattacatattgttatgtttgtgatgtgtgtatattttattttatttattgcatcACTTTTGTTTTATGATTAAGCCAGGTGTACATAGGTAAATGTGTTATCATTTAAATAGGTTAATAAGCTTTATACATTTTGAACATTGAATGAAATAAGAaactttgttttatatttttggaATTATCAATGACCAGAAAAGAAATTCAAAGCCCCTGTAAATGTGGCCAAGTAAACAGTCGCGTAATATGAATATTTTGTGTTCAAAGTCAATCATCTTCAACATATATTTTTCGAACACTAACAGACCACTGCACATTCATCATGTAACTTGTTTTgaacatttgtccaaataatatctcAGACAGTTTTGAAAGTGGTTCATGTGATGTCAATCACTAAGTCAACTTGAAATAAAGGTTATTGCTTACATGAATGACTGAGCCTTTTGCATAGTCAGTATATAACTTGCTTCACCCGTTAGTCCTGCAATGTATTATCTCTTGTTTTTTGCTGTCGATTCCAGTGTATTTTAAGCAGATtacaattaattttttaataatatgaatgtgaaatattttcaaatagttaactgtgtttaaaaaaaggtttttgcaactttgttttcaaaattctGTGATAAAAAATTATCTTTTTCCTTGTATGTGTTTTTCTGAATAATCAATTATTGTCGGACATACTTTTTAGCGTTTGCCATATGAAAGTCTTGAGTTTCAATCCTAGAAAAGTAGTGGCCCTTTGAATTATCATCATATATGTGTAGAATGTTTTGAATTAGCATCATAGTAGTGGCCCTTTGAATTATCATCATAGTAGTGGCCCTTTGAATCATCATCGTAGTAGTGGCCCTTTCAATTATCATCATAATGGTGGCGCTTTGTATTATCATCGTAGTTGTGGCCTTTTGAATTATAGTAGTAGTGGCCTTTGAATTTACATCATAGAAGTGGACCTTTGAAATATCATCATAGTAGTGGCCCTTTGAAATGAATTATTATGGTGGAAGTGGCCCTTTGAATTATCATCGTAGAAGTGACcttttgaaatatcattgtaGTAGTGGCCCTATGAATTATCACAATGGTGGCCCGTTGAATCTTCCTCATATATGTGACCTGTTGAATCTTCCTTATAGAAGTGAACCTTAGAATCTTTTTCCCACAAAAAGTTTTGTTTATAATCACAGAATTAACTCTTGCTGTAGACATGACCAAACTATAAATTCATTTTGTATACAGAAACATTTCATTTCTATTACTAGatctttgttttgaaaatgtttcaatactTTGGTTATGTCCCCAGCAGTGGGAGACATTATGCTTATCCATCTAAAGCTGCATCCTGTAATTTTTTGAGCTCCTTTTTTTTGACAGATCTAACTCGAAATTTCACAGTAAAAGCTTAAACAGTTCGATTATTTCATGGGAAGACATTTTTTATTACCAATTTTAACAGAATTGTGACTTATTtccaaaaacaaaatatgtttatgaaaatgAATTTTTGAAGACAGCTATCGTGTTGAAATGACCCTTGAGTGTCTAAACATGTTGTGGAATcgttttaccctttcccacttagaagcaaagtgaaaattgcaatgtgcaaacagcatagaaccagaacattctgtgagtaactcgcagtctgttgaggttttatgttgtttgctgcttatcagtatctaagggttggaaatgaagcctttacaaattgaatcttgtaagaaagggactacaaatgcgtcaaaatacgtatctaagtggaaaagggttaaagtGTGTCTATGACACTTCTAGTTCATGGTTGTAATAAAATGGTAAATGTACATGTGTGCCTCGTGGAAAAGTGATCTTTTTGTAGGAAGTGTTTGAAGGAGCAagttatttgtacatgtatttatttgcgAATTATATTAGTTTGATACTAGTGTAATAAAGCTGATATAATCAAGTATATGTAccataataaaatatatgaaacataCATGGTAAATtgtttttctctttgtttaaaGGGGCTTATTTATCGAACAAAATGGAACAGGCACAAATACAGTGGCAGTGTGGGTTCTAGAATGGTTTCCCTTTAAAAAGATCTGGTTTAACACTGTGAAGTCTGTCTgattcaaaataattttgtagctattagcttggctgttttcagagaaaaccggaggtattgtcatagccagctcgtcgtgtcgtccgcgtcgtgtaaaaccttaacattatgtcaaggttttgaacattggctctaaaatcaaagtgcttcaacctacaactttgaaatttcatatgtatagctgcaccttgatgagttctacatgccacacccatttttgggtcactaggttaaggtcactatgacctaaaaaaaaatctgtcaagctttcatttattcaaaactgcacccgtagcctagcgttgcacccgttatgcggtgctcatgTTAtgtcggcgttttcggagaaaaccaaaggtattgtcatagccagctcgtcgtgccgtccgcgtcgtgcttaaaccttaacattttgttaaggttatgaatattggctctcaaatcaaattgcttccacctacaactttgaaacttcatatgtagatgcaccttgatgagttctacatgccacacccatttttggtcatAGATACACTTTTACCCTTTACCACCTTTCataaaggtgcatctacattatgaagtttcaaagttgtaggtggaagcactttgattttagagccaatgttacagttttagcacgacgcctatggcggacgacgagctggctatgaaaatacctcggggttttctctgaaaacagccgagctaaaaatgatcatcaatcccttgacccgTTTGGTCCTTGGGAGAAATGAGGGACGACAATACAGAAATCCTCTTCAAGTCAGGCCTGaggtgtgctgctgagagtaattcatccatggaaagGAATGTCCATTTGATTTGTTTCCATCCAGCTTTCTTTTGACGATCTCAATGTCGACCTCCCTCTAAagcgtgccctggagaacagtcgtgcacagagagtcgtgcctggtgaaGTGTCCAAACCAAGCAAACTTTCGTTGTTTGACGGACgccagtaggggctcttgtggaccaacaagtgttgcagtcatgttccagACGTACTCTTTGGTTTTGTTCTCTGTATAGGAAATGCGGAGCAGTTTTTTTAGAAATCTATGTGCAAATGCccgtatcctgcgttctgtgcccgtgtgaagcgtccaggtctctcAGCCGTTGAGTAGGATTGAGACTACAACTCTTGCTCTTTCATAGAGActgttggtgagatcttgaagtaTACTGCTGGTGTTACTCACTAggtcaatatcatcagcaaatctCAAGTTGGCGATGGGTCTTCAACCGATAaagatagaggtgtggtggtcattgaGAGTCacctgcattatcttctcaaggaaaagGTTGCACAGGACGGGAGAGAGCCGACAACCCTGCAGAtgcccactgatgtcctgaagaagtcccCCTGCTGTCTGCGCCAGGAAACGTTCTTGTGTTCATCTTGTTAATGCTAGACAAAAATGATAGTTACAGttgtgcaaatacatgtataa from Dreissena polymorpha isolate Duluth1 chromosome 5, UMN_Dpol_1.0, whole genome shotgun sequence harbors:
- the LOC127880513 gene encoding uncharacterized protein LOC127880513, producing MLQNSDCHLPYDLLPGAVDNFRATESSFDSGYCASPLNPSSGSSRQLANMMQPMFLASPTKSPFKVNTDSNHMIIISPLKGIFSPFKDSSLSPFKLMQSPSKGFDDWDRDLFANFEENLFGMGDMSENLVDELLKSPKGKALMEMRQSPSQAVRRLRISPDNRHKGQRFQSLADAHSDIDSVAQTTGLQCLDFKMVDIKEETTIHDHMYGQNMSGNTLSAIDPNKMGATPIKPRMTNIENAPIRKLSMMKSVGNCPMPNVVVKSENEPSVQHLSENWPPTERLKFARKQFREILNDAVKREIQLLKQQKLKKAELVTKNILLENKKQLEFKIGKTEHHKQDKNLKDRVTKKGKKVKTYRKKKKDTYPQIKMALAKTIVRNQPPVVHRQLSPLTPLIHNTMLDPGWYPSADDDDEEVEQWTGPPPFHTQASGSFYSDDMSSEEEEETPTNYQYETLSGRRVTIKRPRLC